In Solanum lycopersicum chromosome 3, SLM_r2.1, the genomic stretch AAAAATGATAACAATGCTCATAAGTGCCCAATTCTTATTAGACTGAGAATAGCATAACCTCAAGGTGTTGGGTTCAGTTACTCAGAGAATGGATCCGTCCTTGTCTAATCAGCAGTTCTAGAAAAGGGAGTTTTCTGGAAACAAAGGTTGAAATTTAACAAGAAAAATCCATAATAAAACATGCTTTCAGCCATAAAAAATACTCaataaagaaatttatttcTCTAATCAGCTACTTTTAACCTCTTGCAAACTTCTCATCAACCGTAAATGTGTAATCTTGGGAAATCACACCCTCAATCTGGAGACTGTAGTAACAGGAAGCTTATCTATTAGCTAATGTTATCTTTCTTACGAACATGAAATGAAAAAACTTATATGCAGCTTTATCATTAGCCTTTCTCCAAATAGATTAATCTAAAGTTTTATATAGTTCAACCAAATAATTGTTGAGTGCGAATCAGACTCCTCTTGTAGTAAGGTTGCCGCCGATTGCTATACTTCTAGGGAGGTTTGAAAAATTAGTCTTCGACTCCCATGTGGCACCACCAAAACATGTAGGACAGCAAATTTGATTTATCCATGTTTCACTTGTCATGAGAGgctgaaataaattaatttctgCTCTGATGATACTTACGTACTTAAAAACTTCATATTTTGTCTCAATTTGAGTTCTTCACTAGCATAAATAAGCGAAATATAAGAATGGGATCAAAAAGATCTCATAAGGTTTATACTTTTTGTTTAGTGTTTTTTTCAATATCTGTAGTTCGGCTGAAATTAGACCAGTCTGCTCCTGACCTTGGCTAAGATATTGACTTAACGTCTTTGCAGGTGTGAATAATCTGTTGCACAGCTGTCGAATTGGTGCGGCATCAAAGGATAAGCTTCAGAAAATTGTTACATTGCTGCAGCAGGGAGCTGGTGTTGAATTGAAAAACCATCAAGTATATATCCTCTTTCTCTTGGAACTGCTGTTGTAAGTTTGAAATTGCATAGACGTGAGTAGAGACTAGGAGTCCATTGATCAAGCACTCTTTTCTCCTTCTCAAATTTCTTACTTCCCCATGCCCAATTACATGGCTGAGATGTAGGAGGTTTCAATTCTTCTCTTAATTAGTTTCCACAGTTGATGAAGTCCAAATTTTGATGTATTTATGTTGCAAAATGATTTATTTGTAGACTTCTTGTCCTCAGTTATGTATTTCAAGCTGCGTTATCAGATCAAACCCCACCCCACTTAGCTCAAGCCGAAGAGTTATAGTTCTTAAGATTTGGATATCCTAGTGCACTGTTGCACCTGCTAGGAACAGTTTTGCACCAACTTATAAGTGTCTTTcgttcttatttaattaatgaattgtTTTCTGATactatagaaaacaaaaaaatttgacaagCAGATTTAGTTAATGAATTAAACTTTATGTGAATACTTGGACCTCCGCTCTAGTTTACTGGAACTAAATGGATCTCCCCTATAGTTTGAGAATCATCTTAAAACTCCTCTAGTAGAAACTTCCATGCCTTTACTGTGACCACTAAAAGCAATGATTtgataaaaaagttttttaaatttgttgctCCTATTTTACCCTCAATCATTATTGTATTTTCCTaagaaataatagaaatttcagttttgataattttctttaCAAAGTTCAAGTTTAGGGTTTGAGTTTAATATTTAAGACCTTGCTGGGTTATTTCTGTAGAAGATGCAATACGATAATTTGTCCCAGTTGTGCTGAAATTAAAACCACCAACTTTTACCGGTAAAGAGGATATGTTATTTGTCAAAATAAGGTCTCAGTACTCTATCATTGTTTGATGGAAGAAAGCTATGGCTTTTATTGCTTATTACTGATTTTCAAAAATAGTATTTCAAGATTGATTGGTATCCATGTGATAGTGAAAAGAGCATACCCGTGTCTTACTTCACATCTGTTGTCAAATGACTCCAGTTAAAAGGGTATTTGTCAATTGACTTACTTTATGACATATAATAATGAATGTTGGCCTCACGGATTTGCAATGAAAGCAGGTATCTATTAATTGGAAAGTGCATGAAGAGACGAAATCTCAGGATTGCATCTCTCttaaatatttatctgatcTTCCTGATTCCTGCAAGGCAACCATATATGCATCTGTTGGTGAATTATTTCTGCCAATTACCTGGAGACATCTTCCTGAATCTGATGTTGAAAGCATGTTCATTAGCAAGAGGCTGTATGTACACTCAGATTGCAATGTGGCTGATGATCTGATTACTGCTGGCTGCCATTTATGCGGTACTCCTTTGAGTGATGAATCTAGGTAAGAGGAAAAGCAGAACCAGTCCTCTTTCCATATGTATATTGCTATAATATGTCTATTAACATTTAGTAACTGCGAAATCATTGTGGTTTCAACAGTTCAGACAGTATTAAAAATGCCTCATTACTCTATTGTCAGGAGAGCTCCAATCACCTTCATGCAGTGAGCATGATATATCGACCTTTCATGGTAATAGTTTTTCTTCCAACTGGTAACATTCTTTTTCTTGTAAATTAGCTCCAGAAAACTCCGTCACCGTTACTACttatattgcatttttcatTCCAAGCCATGGGATTTGGCACCTGACATTTTTACGTCTATGTTGGTACTATATCTTCACAACTCTAGTTGACACTAGTATCAAGATATTTTCCGAACTCATTGACATTGCGATCACTCAACTATAATGATGGGCGTGTGAGATATTTACTTTCAGAGCAGAAATTATCTTAAGTTCCATAAGGTGCACCTAACCGATTATTTGTTAGTTTATCGTTGTTTATCTGGAAACTTTTTGATACTATTTCAATTTTGCAGCTATATGTGTGGGATGATTCAATGTATGTTCCACTTCTTGTTAAAAACCAGGCAGCTGAAGTGTTGTTTGGAAACATCAGAGCAGAAGAAGTGTTCTCTTGTTACCAAAGGTTGAAGGATGGAACCAATCATGCTTCAAATTTGGTCTGCCGAAGGAAGGGCACGGCAGAAAGTACAGTAATTAAACATAGTGTTGGTGGGGAAGGTGTTTCATTCACCGACACATCACGCACCAATGAGGgtaaggaat encodes the following:
- the LOC101260705 gene encoding uncharacterized protein isoform X2 yields the protein MAAIVCYGPLIDLSKAAAHIDEYVQLLVFVHNITPIQYKLWGKGGAEVIRTDIQVADDTRPFFPVTIWNKQLASTLVAGDIILLQNVKITRVSGLIEARTVHCSTLQCIVHSYKSIASKGVNNLLHSCRIGAASKDKLQKIVTLLQQGAGVELKNHQVSINWKVHEETKSQDCISLKYLSDLPDSCKATIYASVGELFLPITWRHLPESDVESMFISKRLYVHSDCNVADDLITAGCHLCGTPLSDESSSDSIKNASLLYCQESSNHLHAVSMIYRPFMAAEVLFGNIRAEEVFSCYQRLKDGTNHASNLVCRRKGTAESTVIKHSVGGEGVSFTDTSRTNEGKELKEKNKFDARPNFYLIWLILLKLLLQQEDNSPLKFKVTINATRDCECGRYEMISFSLPSFLSDVNQV
- the LOC101260705 gene encoding uncharacterized protein isoform X4, whose protein sequence is MAAIVCYGPLIDLSKAAAHIDEYVQLLVFVHNITPIQYKLWGKGGAEVIRTDIQVADDTRPFFPVTIWNKQLASTLVAGDIILLQNVKITRVSGLIEARTVHCSTLQCIVHSYKSIASKGVNNLLHSCRIGAASKDKLQKIVTLLQQGAGVELKNHQVSINWKVHEETKSQDCISLKYLSDLPDSCKATIYASVGELFLPITWRHLPESDVESMFISKRLYVHSDCNVADDLITAGCHLCGTPLSDESSSDSIKNASLLYCQESSNHLHAVSMIYRPFMLTLVSRYFPNSLTLRSLNYNDGRVRYLLSEQKLS
- the LOC101260705 gene encoding uncharacterized protein isoform X1 codes for the protein MAAIVCYGPLIDLSKAAAHIDEYVQLLVFVHNITPIQYKLWGKGGAEVIRTDIQVADDTRPFFPVTIWNKQLASTLVAGDIILLQNVKITRVSGLIEARTVHCSTLQCIVHSYKSIASKGVNNLLHSCRIGAASKDKLQKIVTLLQQGAGVELKNHQVSINWKVHEETKSQDCISLKYLSDLPDSCKATIYASVGELFLPITWRHLPESDVESMFISKRLYVHSDCNVADDLITAGCHLCGTPLSDESSSDSIKNASLLYCQESSNHLHAVSMIYRPFMLYVWDDSMYVPLLVKNQAAEVLFGNIRAEEVFSCYQRLKDGTNHASNLVCRRKGTAESTVIKHSVGGEGVSFTDTSRTNEGKELKEKNKFDARPNFYLIWLILLKLLLQQEDNSPLKFKVTINATRDCECGRYEMISFSLPSFLSDVNQV
- the LOC101260705 gene encoding uncharacterized protein isoform X3 yields the protein MGKRWSRGHKDRHTDVKITRVSGLIEARTVHCSTLQCIVHSYKSIASKGVNNLLHSCRIGAASKDKLQKIVTLLQQGAGVELKNHQVSINWKVHEETKSQDCISLKYLSDLPDSCKATIYASVGELFLPITWRHLPESDVESMFISKRLYVHSDCNVADDLITAGCHLCGTPLSDESSSDSIKNASLLYCQESSNHLHAVSMIYRPFMLYVWDDSMYVPLLVKNQAAEVLFGNIRAEEVFSCYQRLKDGTNHASNLVCRRKGTAESTVIKHSVGGEGVSFTDTSRTNEGKELKEKNKFDARPNFYLIWLILLKLLLQQEDNSPLKFKVTINATRDCECGRYEMISFSLPSFLSDVNQV
- the LOC101260705 gene encoding uncharacterized protein isoform X5; translation: MAAIVCYGPLIDLSKAAAHIDEYVQLLVFVHNITPIQYKLWGKGGAEVIRTDIQVADDTRPFFPVTIWNKQLASTLVAGDIILLQNVKITRVSGLIEARTVHCSTLQCIVHSYKSIASKGVNNLLHSCRIGAASKDKLQKIVTLLQQGAGVELKNHQVSINWKVHEETKSQDCISLKYLSDLPDSCKATIYASVGELFLPITWRHLPESDVESMFISKRLYVHSDCNVADDLITAGCHLCGTPLSDESRRAPITFMQ